A portion of the Paenibacillus sp. PvR098 genome contains these proteins:
- the dmpG gene encoding 4-hydroxy-2-oxovalerate aldolase: MTPKKVRVMDTTLRDGSHAIRHRFTKEQVHNVVKALDEAGVPVIEISHGDGLAGSSMQYGMSLVNEFELIEEAAKTSKNAKIASLLIPGIGTRKELKQAKDCGISMVRIATQCSEADISEQHFGVAKELGLETVGFLMMAHMLSPEDLAKQAKLMESYGADTVYIVDSAGTMMPRDVSARVKALTSELNVPIGYHAHNNIGLAIGNSLAAVEAGAVCIDTSTSGLGAGSGNTQTEVLTAALSKMGYETGIDLFKIMDAAEYIVQPIMEYPMTINRDALTIGYTGLYSTFLMHAKRAGEKFNVDPREILLELSRRKAVAGQEDWILDVAAELANQ, from the coding sequence ATGACTCCAAAAAAAGTAAGGGTCATGGATACGACGCTTCGTGACGGCTCTCATGCCATTCGCCATCGTTTTACTAAAGAACAGGTTCATAATGTTGTGAAAGCGCTCGATGAAGCAGGGGTTCCCGTTATTGAAATCAGTCATGGCGATGGCTTGGCCGGTTCTTCTATGCAGTATGGCATGTCATTGGTTAATGAATTCGAACTCATAGAAGAAGCCGCCAAGACCAGTAAAAACGCAAAAATTGCTTCCCTGCTTATTCCGGGGATCGGTACGAGAAAAGAACTGAAGCAGGCCAAAGATTGCGGGATCAGCATGGTCCGAATTGCAACCCAATGCTCAGAAGCGGACATTTCGGAACAGCATTTTGGTGTAGCCAAGGAGCTTGGACTGGAGACCGTAGGTTTTCTCATGATGGCTCATATGCTGTCGCCGGAGGATTTGGCCAAACAGGCTAAGTTAATGGAATCCTATGGAGCGGATACCGTTTATATTGTAGATTCTGCCGGTACGATGATGCCCCGCGATGTTTCGGCTAGGGTGAAAGCGTTAACTAGTGAATTAAACGTTCCGATCGGCTATCATGCGCACAATAATATCGGATTAGCCATAGGAAATAGCCTTGCTGCAGTGGAAGCGGGTGCCGTCTGCATCGATACGAGCACGAGCGGCCTGGGAGCCGGTTCCGGCAATACACAGACTGAGGTTCTTACCGCCGCTCTGTCCAAAATGGGCTACGAGACGGGAATTGACTTATTTAAAATCATGGATGCTGCCGAATACATAGTTCAACCTATTATGGAGTATCCGATGACAATCAACCGTGATGCCCTGACGATCGGCTATACGGGTTTATATTCCACTTTCTTGATGCATGCCAAAAGGGCTGGAGAAAAATTCAATGTAGATCCGAGGGAGATCCTGCTGGAGCTTTCCAGGCGCAAGGCCGTTGCCGGACAAGAAGATTGGATTTTGGATGTTGCTGCAGAATTGGCGAATCAATAG
- a CDS encoding SDR family oxidoreductase, with protein MPLHGKTALITASSSGIGKGIAAKLAQEGATIFLSGIEKDLLPQTADEIAESTGAKVHYLTSDFSNPDSIEELGRKAVEQMGSVDILVYNTGGPKPGAFLELTDKDWSFAYHLILDAAIRLTRIVLPQMQQNQWGRLVYMTSSSVVRPLPNLHLSNVMRAAVQALAESLSVEVGAHGITTHVVAPAHIDTARTRQLASYRAEQAGKSFEEVVREDLKGIPVGRYGKPEDIAALVGFLASDASSFMTGLTHLVDGGFTKIGPL; from the coding sequence ATGCCTTTACACGGGAAAACAGCATTAATCACAGCATCCAGTTCAGGTATCGGAAAAGGAATCGCAGCAAAGCTGGCGCAAGAGGGAGCGACGATTTTTTTGAGCGGTATTGAAAAAGATCTGCTTCCTCAAACCGCCGATGAAATTGCTGAATCCACCGGAGCTAAGGTTCATTATTTAACCTCTGATTTTTCGAATCCTGATTCGATTGAAGAATTAGGGCGTAAAGCAGTTGAGCAGATGGGTTCTGTCGACATTCTGGTCTATAATACCGGCGGCCCTAAGCCGGGTGCATTTCTTGAATTAACAGACAAGGATTGGAGTTTTGCCTATCATCTCATTCTGGATGCGGCGATTCGATTAACGAGAATTGTGTTACCTCAGATGCAGCAAAATCAGTGGGGAAGACTTGTCTATATGACTTCTTCGTCGGTTGTCCGTCCTTTGCCGAACCTGCATTTATCCAATGTCATGAGGGCTGCTGTACAAGCGCTTGCAGAATCGTTAAGTGTGGAAGTGGGCGCCCATGGGATCACAACGCATGTTGTCGCTCCCGCCCATATAGATACGGCAAGAACGAGACAACTGGCGAGCTACAGAGCTGAGCAGGCTGGCAAATCCTTTGAAGAGGTTGTAAGAGAGGATCTTAAGGGCATCCCGGTCGGTAGATACGGAAAGCCTGAAGATATTGCGGCTTTGGTAGGTTTCTTGGCTTCCGATGCTTCCTCTTTTATGACGGGTTTAACTCATTTGGTAGACGGCGGTTTTACCAAAATCGGTCCCCTTTAA
- a CDS encoding acetaldehyde dehydrogenase (acetylating), which yields MENKVKVAILGSGNIGTDLMYKILKNPGSLQLSMMSGIDPESEGLARAKSYGLDISAEGINGILQDPDIQIVFDATSAKAHIRHAKLLKEAGKMAIDLTPAAVGPYVVPPANLTAHMEEDNVNLITCGGQATIPLVHAVSRVCKVKYAEMVSTVSSSSAGPGTRQNIDEFTFTTSRGLEVIGGAEKGKAIIILNPADPPILMRNTVYVAYEPGHEDKIVTSIEQVIAEVQQYVPGYRLTRKPIFDVRDTPEGKLPVVILLLEVEGAGDYLPSSAGNLDIMTSSAKRVAEVKASHLLKQALS from the coding sequence ATGGAAAATAAAGTTAAAGTAGCTATCCTGGGCTCAGGAAATATCGGAACCGATTTAATGTATAAAATATTGAAAAATCCCGGTTCCTTACAGCTGTCGATGATGTCCGGGATTGATCCGGAATCCGAAGGACTAGCCAGAGCGAAGTCCTATGGATTGGACATTAGTGCTGAGGGGATTAATGGGATTCTCCAAGATCCCGATATCCAAATCGTATTTGACGCAACGAGCGCAAAGGCTCATATCCGGCATGCGAAGTTGTTAAAGGAAGCCGGTAAAATGGCGATTGATTTAACACCTGCCGCTGTTGGCCCTTATGTTGTGCCGCCAGCCAATCTTACGGCCCATATGGAAGAAGATAATGTGAACTTGATTACGTGCGGCGGGCAAGCGACGATTCCTCTCGTACATGCGGTTAGCCGGGTATGTAAAGTCAAATATGCTGAGATGGTATCGACTGTTTCCAGCAGCTCGGCAGGGCCCGGTACACGGCAGAATATCGATGAATTTACATTTACCACGTCTCGTGGTCTGGAGGTTATCGGGGGAGCCGAAAAGGGAAAGGCGATTATTATTCTAAATCCCGCCGATCCGCCGATCCTGATGAGAAATACCGTATATGTCGCCTACGAACCCGGTCATGAAGACAAAATTGTTACATCGATCGAGCAGGTCATAGCTGAAGTGCAACAATACGTGCCCGGATATCGTTTAACCCGGAAGCCAATTTTTGATGTGAGAGATACTCCGGAGGGCAAATTACCTGTTGTCATTTTATTGCTGGAGGTTGAAGGTGCGGGGGATTATTTGCCAAGCTCGGCCGGTAACCTTGATATTATGACCTCGTCCGCCAAGCGTGTAGCAGAGGTTAAAGCGAGTCACTTATTGAAACAAGCCTTAAGCTAA
- a CDS encoding cupin domain-containing protein, translating into MEAKLKPSTEKKLDEYMINLKKLKNRDDQKISEEGLVVHSEDAIWLDSKVTGNPAEIGLLLNVPTKSMEFYLQKIPVGGSSDLQRHVHESIHYVLNGSGYSEIGNQTVQWSKGDFVYTPPWIWHRHYNDGAEDVEMLLIENSRLMDGMQGNRRDSLGNISFKEAFKEYLE; encoded by the coding sequence ATGGAAGCAAAATTGAAGCCCTCAACGGAAAAGAAGCTTGACGAATATATGATAAATTTAAAAAAATTAAAAAATCGCGACGATCAGAAGATTTCGGAGGAAGGTCTGGTTGTTCATTCTGAGGATGCGATTTGGCTGGATAGCAAAGTAACCGGTAATCCTGCAGAAATTGGTCTGCTGCTGAACGTTCCGACCAAATCGATGGAGTTTTATTTGCAAAAAATTCCGGTTGGCGGAAGCAGCGATTTACAAAGGCATGTCCATGAATCTATCCATTATGTTTTAAATGGTAGCGGTTACTCGGAAATTGGTAATCAAACTGTTCAATGGAGTAAGGGTGATTTTGTATATACACCTCCTTGGATCTGGCATAGACATTATAACGATGGCGCTGAGGATGTTGAGATGCTTCTGATTGAAAATTCCCGTCTTATGGATGGTATGCAAGGAAATCGTCGTGACAGCCTTGGAAATATCAGCTTTAAGGAAGCGTTCAAAGAATACTTGGAGTAA
- a CDS encoding 2-keto-4-pentenoate hydratase — protein MNDKPNFQSIAQSLYDSFESKQAISPITETYPSLAAEDAYQIQRELIKLHQQHGRMVIGNKIGLTSEGIQKQLNVYEPDFGVMFSEFAYEDGAEIDTKQMIYPRIEAEIAFILDKDLKGPNLTAVDVLAATKAVVPSFEIIDSRVKDWKIKISDTIADNGSHWGMVLGSQISSVDQVDFRHVGLVLERDGKVLGTAAGAAVLGHPARSVAWLANKLSEWGETLKAGSIVLSGSLTPAFDLLPGRYKASFGEGLSSVEVNVK, from the coding sequence ATGAACGACAAACCCAATTTTCAATCCATTGCTCAATCATTATACGATTCCTTTGAAAGTAAACAGGCCATCTCGCCGATCACGGAAACTTATCCGTCCTTAGCAGCGGAGGACGCTTATCAAATTCAGAGGGAATTAATCAAGCTCCATCAACAACATGGCAGGATGGTCATAGGGAACAAAATTGGTTTGACCAGTGAAGGGATTCAAAAACAGCTCAATGTATATGAGCCAGATTTCGGCGTCATGTTTTCGGAATTTGCTTATGAGGATGGCGCAGAAATCGATACAAAACAGATGATTTATCCCCGTATTGAAGCGGAAATTGCGTTTATTTTGGATAAGGATCTGAAGGGGCCGAATCTAACGGCTGTGGATGTTTTGGCAGCTACCAAAGCGGTTGTGCCCTCCTTTGAGATTATTGACAGCCGAGTAAAGGATTGGAAAATCAAGATTTCCGATACGATCGCTGATAATGGGTCGCATTGGGGGATGGTCTTGGGAAGTCAGATTTCATCCGTTGATCAAGTGGATTTCCGTCATGTGGGGCTTGTATTGGAAAGGGATGGAAAAGTATTGGGTACAGCAGCTGGAGCTGCTGTACTGGGTCACCCCGCTCGCTCTGTCGCATGGCTGGCCAATAAGCTGTCGGAATGGGGAGAAACATTGAAAGCCGGAAGCATTGTGCTCTCAGGTTCTCTCACACCAGCCTTTGATTTACTTCCTGGACGGTATAAGGCTTCTTTTGGTGAAGGTTTGTCAAGTGTGGAGGTGAATGTAAAATAA
- a CDS encoding flavin reductase family protein — translation MIDPREFRNTLGRFASGITIVSTVHEGEVHGMTANGFVSVSLDPPLVLVSIDHKTKMHQILPKTKKYGISILKHDQQQVSQHFAGRPQENPPEFFWENDIPLIKDSVAYIVCDVVDEHLAGDHTLYIGNVNWFSYQEEEPLIFYGGKYRSLTKPEV, via the coding sequence ATGATCGATCCTAGGGAATTCAGGAATACTCTCGGAAGATTTGCTTCGGGAATTACTATTGTGAGCACGGTTCATGAAGGTGAAGTCCATGGAATGACGGCGAATGGTTTCGTTTCGGTCTCATTGGATCCTCCGCTTGTGCTTGTTTCCATTGACCATAAAACTAAGATGCATCAGATTCTACCCAAAACGAAAAAATACGGAATTAGTATATTGAAGCACGATCAGCAGCAAGTATCACAGCATTTTGCCGGTCGGCCGCAGGAAAACCCGCCTGAGTTTTTTTGGGAAAATGACATCCCGCTGATTAAAGATTCGGTGGCTTATATCGTTTGCGATGTGGTGGATGAGCATCTGGCGGGGGATCACACCCTGTATATAGGCAACGTGAATTGGTTTTCGTATCAAGAGGAAGAACCATTGATTTTTTATGGGGGAAAATATCGTTCGTTAACTAAACCGGAGGTGTAG
- a CDS encoding VOC family protein, with the protein MGILKLAHGILNVNDLSRNLEFYREVVGLHEIGKENGIVYLGCGADNNYDLALKEGGSGISHFALQVHNEDDLAYYEKKLAGLGVKTNRVTDAEPGEKAALQFQSPSNHNIELVLVEDRPHYLHPVVGRKPSRGIAPLDADHITLNAKDVNGLAGFLRDALEFSIADVFEPVAGVWGAAWTHGSDFHHDVAIVGTRDETTLHHYAFLVAGIDEMKRACDVLGQYGYKTETGPGRHSVGGNLYTYFLDPSGNRIELSAEMPRADKSRELNSWTDFPTAFSAWGAFPPESFAKGS; encoded by the coding sequence ATGGGAATTTTGAAATTAGCGCATGGAATTTTAAATGTAAACGATTTATCCCGCAACCTAGAATTTTATCGTGAAGTCGTAGGATTGCACGAAATCGGTAAAGAGAACGGCATTGTCTATCTGGGCTGTGGTGCGGACAACAACTATGATTTGGCGTTAAAAGAAGGAGGCAGCGGCATCAGCCATTTTGCACTACAGGTGCATAATGAAGACGATTTGGCTTACTATGAGAAAAAATTGGCGGGACTCGGTGTGAAGACGAACCGTGTGACGGATGCGGAGCCTGGAGAGAAGGCAGCGCTGCAGTTCCAATCACCAAGCAATCACAATATCGAATTGGTATTGGTGGAAGATCGTCCGCATTATCTACATCCGGTTGTAGGCCGTAAACCAAGCCGAGGCATCGCACCGCTCGATGCGGATCATATCACGCTGAACGCAAAGGACGTCAACGGTTTGGCAGGATTTTTGCGAGATGCATTGGAATTCTCGATCGCAGACGTATTCGAGCCGGTCGCGGGTGTTTGGGGAGCTGCGTGGACGCACGGAAGTGATTTCCACCATGATGTAGCTATCGTAGGTACACGTGATGAAACGACATTGCATCATTATGCATTCCTGGTTGCGGGAATCGATGAGATGAAACGGGCCTGTGACGTATTGGGGCAGTATGGGTACAAAACGGAAACCGGTCCGGGAAGACATTCCGTAGGCGGAAACCTGTACACGTATTTCCTGGATCCAAGCGGCAACCGCATCGAATTGTCCGCGGAAATGCCTCGTGCGGACAAGTCACGCGAGCTCAATAGCTGGACCGATTTCCCGACAGCCTTCAGCGCATGGGGAGCCTTCCCGCCGGAGTCCTTCGCTAAGGGGTCTTAA
- a CDS encoding 4-hydroxyphenylacetate 3-hydroxylase N-terminal domain-containing protein produces MGARTGKEYIERLKNHPPETWVGNEKITDPTTHPLVAPAVKSIARLYDAQWEADKKDDMLFKSPKTGDMVGSSFLVPKSRDDLTKRRKMHQVWAEETYGMMGRSTDFMSAMMTAWYINSDFFGAYADNVRNYFEYIRENDLYLTHVLIDPQVNRGKAPSEQPDEFTYLGVVRETDKGIIVRGAKMLATAGPYADEMLVWPFHLRKPTEKDYKYAISFALPMNTPGVRLIAREPFTRDSVYDHPLASQFDELDGVVVFDDVLVPWERVFIYQDVEKVNTVWKLNSNAFTGHQTSIRLQTKLQLIAGTVMKATEMVNTNQFPHVQDMMGEITTYIELIRAAVLASEMTSEPNEDGIFMPNVTPLYAVRNSGNRWYPRVREIVQLIVAGGLMYQPSNVDVFNSPIASDIRKYYRGAEVSADDKVKLFKLAADIAVSDFGSRHELYERFYAGDPMFLRIQTQYSGYDKSQCLALVDKLLSKYGISEKV; encoded by the coding sequence ATGGGAGCGCGCACAGGTAAAGAATATATTGAAAGATTAAAAAACCACCCACCGGAAACATGGGTTGGCAATGAAAAAATTACGGATCCTACGACACATCCATTGGTTGCACCGGCTGTTAAATCGATCGCCCGGTTATATGATGCACAGTGGGAAGCAGACAAAAAGGATGATATGCTTTTTAAATCTCCCAAAACGGGAGATATGGTTGGATCTTCATTCCTGGTTCCGAAATCGAGAGACGATTTGACGAAACGCAGAAAAATGCATCAAGTATGGGCAGAAGAAACCTATGGAATGATGGGGCGCTCCACGGATTTTATGAGTGCCATGATGACCGCCTGGTACATTAATTCCGATTTCTTCGGCGCTTATGCGGATAATGTTCGGAATTATTTTGAGTATATTCGTGAAAATGACTTATATCTGACGCACGTTTTGATTGACCCGCAAGTGAATCGGGGAAAAGCTCCTTCGGAGCAGCCAGATGAATTTACTTATCTTGGGGTCGTAAGAGAAACGGATAAAGGGATTATCGTACGCGGAGCCAAAATGCTGGCAACGGCCGGTCCTTATGCTGATGAGATGCTGGTATGGCCTTTCCATTTAAGAAAACCTACGGAAAAGGACTACAAATACGCCATTTCATTTGCATTACCAATGAATACCCCAGGAGTTCGGTTGATTGCGCGTGAGCCATTTACCCGTGATTCTGTGTACGATCATCCGTTAGCGTCTCAATTCGATGAACTTGATGGTGTAGTCGTTTTCGATGATGTGTTGGTTCCTTGGGAAAGAGTATTCATTTATCAGGATGTTGAAAAGGTGAATACGGTTTGGAAATTAAACTCCAATGCGTTTACAGGTCACCAAACGTCCATAAGACTGCAGACGAAATTGCAGCTCATTGCCGGGACGGTAATGAAAGCGACAGAAATGGTAAATACAAATCAATTCCCGCATGTTCAAGATATGATGGGCGAGATTACGACTTACATTGAGCTCATTCGAGCTGCGGTGCTGGCATCGGAAATGACCTCTGAACCTAATGAAGACGGGATATTCATGCCGAATGTTACTCCGCTCTATGCCGTCCGAAATTCAGGAAACCGGTGGTATCCACGCGTTCGGGAGATCGTGCAGCTCATCGTAGCCGGCGGTTTGATGTATCAACCGTCCAATGTGGATGTATTTAACAGCCCTATTGCCTCCGACATTCGAAAGTATTACAGGGGTGCTGAAGTTTCGGCAGATGATAAAGTGAAGTTATTCAAATTGGCTGCAGATATTGCCGTTTCCGATTTTGGTTCCCGTCACGAGTTGTATGAGCGGTTTTATGCCGGAGATCCTATGTTCCTGAGAATCCAAACCCAGTACTCCGGTTATGACAAGAGTCAGTGTCTAGCCTTGGTAGACAAACTGCTTTCCAAATATGGGATCAGCGAAAAAGTATAA